The proteins below come from a single Xiphophorus couchianus chromosome 20, X_couchianus-1.0, whole genome shotgun sequence genomic window:
- the LOC114135180 gene encoding sorting nexin-6 isoform X2, giving the protein MMEEMNEATSVLSVYGHTIKVTEVSQDGDTLTFIIVSQKLSGTGEYHVDRTYDDFEWLQQHLFAQEEVPGIQGVIFPPLPARPQVNASAKVMKQLGFLGLGEWQPYCKALETFLRQVAAHSILSKNKAVEVFLTSTEPPGRQKVRRNIFNRLSQAVEEMRKEGHKDVDEFFQTERDHNLVLTGHTRMVGEKFLDVVLTEQKIAVACGHFAAALHLCVENEEDSEKRAFSRVCVKLSEVFDSIKKNMMSIAVNDMNTLGLGLDLDSRYQEAEKEMLFRRTCKLVELENARKNAEKAKPVKKNAMEEVKKAAEEEFEQICKVAKQEIVHLSQDRKGMVQKSLTQWCEQQLQTAKEGADVFNQHLQAFKAMA; this is encoded by the exons ATGATG gaaGAGATGAACGAGGCGACTTCTGTTCTGAGTGTCTATGGACATACCATCAAAGTTACAGAAGTCTCGCAGGATGGGGACACACTTACCTTTATAATTGTTTCTCAAAAG CTGTCTGGGACAGGAGAGTACCATGTGGACCGGACCTATGATGACTTTGAATGGCTTCAGCAGCATTTGTTCGCTCAGGAAGAAGTACCTGGGATACAAGGAGTTATa ttcCCCCCTCTTCCAGCGAGGCCTCAGGTGAATGCATCTGCGAAGGTCATGAAACAGCTTG GTTTTCTTGGTTTAGGAGAGTGGCAGCCGTACTGCAAAGCTCTGGAAACTTTCCTGCGGCAGGTTGCTGCTCACAGCATACTCAGCAAAAATAAAGCTGTGGAGGTCTTCTTGACAAGTACTGAA CCTCCAGGCAGACAGAAAGTcaggagaaacattttcaaCCGTCTGAGTCAAGCTGTGGAAGAAATGAGGAAAGAAGGACATAAG GATGTAGATGAGTTTTTTCAGACGGAACGTGATCATAACCTTGTTCTAACTGGACATACCAGGATGGTGGGGGAA aaattccTCGATGTGGTGCTAACTGAGCAAA AAATAGCTGTGGCCTGTGGGCActttgctgctgctctgcacCTCTGTGTTGAAAACGAAGAGGATTCAGAAAAAAGGGCTTTTTCTAG GGTTTGTGTGAAACTATCAGAAGTATTCGACTCTATAAAG aaaaatatgatGAGCATTGCTGTGAATGACATGAACACTCTTGGACTGGGTCTGGACCTGGACTCGCGATACCAAGAGGCAGAAAAG GAGATGCTCTTCAGAAGAACCTGCAAACTGGTGGAGCTGGAAAATGCCCGCAAGAATGCAGAGAAGGCCAAACCTGTGAAGAAGAATGCT atggaggaggtgaagaaagcagcagaggaagagtTTGAGCAGATCTGTAAAGTTGCAAAGCAAGAG ATTGTCCATCTGAGTCAGGACCGGAAGGGAATGGTGCAGAAAAGTCTGACTCAGTGGTGTGAGCAGCAGCTTCAAACAGCCAAAGAAGGTGCTGACGTTTTCAACCAGCACCTGCAAGCCTTCAAAGCAATGGCCTAA
- the LOC114135181 gene encoding dnaJ homolog subfamily B member 9-like produces the protein MAGQVAILRMRACLVLLLLCLTEDQQASASETVRSFYDTLNVERTASDTQIKKSFRSLAVRYHPDKNKSAQAETTFREIAEAYAVLSDKKKRRLYDSVGHEAFLENQASFEDEDEDEDETSFHFSFSDLFQDFHDSAFMDEPHVHWSFFQEEEEDEEYIHDRHYSSEETAFSFYFDDGNEEEHYY, from the exons ATGGCAGGACAAGTTGCTATCCTCAGGATGCGAGCCTGTTTGGTCTTGTTGCTCCTGTGCTTGACTGAAGACCAGCAAGCCTCAGCCTCGGAGACAGTGAGAAGTTTCTATGACACCCTGAATGTTGAGCGGACAGCCTCGGACACCCAGATAAAAAAGTCTTTTCGCAGCCTGGCAGTGAGGTACCACCCTGATAAGAACAAGAGCGCCCAAGCTGAAACCACTTTCAGGGAGATTGCAGAAG CCTATGCAGTGCTGTCAGATAAGAAGAAAAGGCGTCTCTATGACAGCGTGGGTCATGAGGCCTTCTTGGAAAACCAGGCCTCAtttgaggatgaggatgaggatgaggatgagacCAGCTTCCACTTCAGTTTCTCAGACTTATTCCAGGATTTCCATGACAGTGCCTTTATGGATGAACCACACGTTCACTGGAGCTTCttccaggaagaggaagaggatgaggagtACATTCACGACAGACATTACAGTTCTGAAGAGACTGccttcagcttttattttgatgatggaaATGAGGAGGAGCATTACTAttga
- the zc3h10 gene encoding zinc finger CCCH domain-containing protein 10 gives MPDRDSSYLSGGGGSGGTLGEEGGPGSGLVGGSADCRGGSGGGVGGNISGSGGMGGGTAPGNSNGFGNGGGGGPGAGLALDGVCRDFIRNVCKRGKRCRFKHPDFNEVPDLGVQKNEFIFCHDYQNKDCMRSNCRFVHGSKEDEDYYKKTGELPPRLRGKVAARLGLSLMDLPLSRGEVPICRDFLKGECQRGNKCKFRHVKKDYEYEPSRAGVGGVVGQGTIGMVNTGGGMGGGGGGVCGGMQGLVGGGGNMMGTGCPSLGSCRDAGLSGVGGMGGGGMSGCLSISSSGQRRYDRSSVYDPLIESGLFDAGSLEASIDYTGLQLKRRRLEGLRLTDSSGGHYELGVQAALPPRPLEYRFLEEENSLLRKRVEELKKQVSNLIATNEVLLEQNAQFRSQAKVMTLSSTPAPTEQNLAPPVGAVSSYNHSIAQTHTTLSSAGLQSRPVTQQDLVAPTGAPAAPPTNAAPPTAPPPHLNPEITPLSAALAQTIAQGMAPPVSMAQVAVSVAPVAVSMTQPLPGITMSHATTPMVSYPIASQSMRITTLPH, from the exons ATGCCTGACCGGGACAGTTCCTACCTGTCAGGTGGTGGTGGGAGTGGCGGTACTCTGGGTGAGGAAGGAGGACCTGGGTCTGGTTTGGTGGGAGGCTCGGCGGACTGCAGAGGCGGTTCTGGGGGAGGTGTTGGTGGGAACATCTCTGGCTCAGGGGGCATGGGTGGAGGGACGGCGCCCGGAAACAGCAATGGTTTTGGGAATGGTGGAGGAGGGGGACCAGGTGCAGGACTGGCTCTAGACGGTGTTTGCAGGGACTTCATACGCAATGTCTGCAAGAGAGGGAAGCGTTGCCGCTTCAAACACCCAGACTTTAATGAAGTGCCAGACCTGGGAGTGCAAAAGAATGAGTTCATCTTCTGTCATGACTACCAGAACAAGGACTGCATGCGCTCCAACTGCCGCTTTGTGCACGGGTCTAAAGAGGATGAGGACTATTACAAGAAAACAGGAGAGCTGCCCCCCAGACTACGAGGGAAGGTTGCGGCGCGACTTGGCCTCTCCCTGATGGATCTCCCTCTCAGCCGAGGTGAGGTTCCAATCTGCAGAGACTTCCTTAAGGGGGAATGCCAGCGaggaaacaaatgtaaatttcGCCATGTCAAAAAAGACTACGAATATGAACCTTCAAGAGCTGGGGTGGGTGGGGTCGTGGGGCAAGGAACCATCGGAATGGTGAACACGGGTGGAGGGATgggtggaggaggaggcggcgTTTGTGGAGGAATGCAAGGACTTGTTGGAGGTGGGGGTAACATGATGGGGACGGGCTGCCCCAGCCTGGGCAGCTGCAGAGATGCAGGTCTGTCTGGGGTAGGGGGCATGGGCGGAGGTGGAATGAGCGGTTGTCTGTCCATCAGTTCTTCAGGACAGCGGCGGTATGACAGAAGCTCCGTGTATGACCCGCTGATCGAAAGTGGGCTGTTTGATGCCGGTTCTTTGGAGGCATCTATTGATTACACTGGTCTGCAGCTGAAGAGGCGGCGGTTGGAGGGGCTTCGACTGACCGATTCGAGCGGAGGGCACTACGAGTTGGGGGTTCAAGCTGCTCTGCCACCCCGTCCTCTGGAGTACAGATTCCTGGAGGAAGAAAATTCCCTGCTGAGGAAGAGAGTGGAAGAGTTGAAAAAACAG GTTTCCAATCTCATTGCCACCAATGAGGTCCTCCTGGAGCAGAACGCCCAATTTCGGAGCCAAGCCAAGGTGATGACTCTGTCCTCCACTCCTGCTCCCACTGAGCAGAATCTGGCGCCCCCTGTGGGTGCAGTGAGCTCTTACAACCACAGCATTGCTCAGACCCACACCACCCTCAGCAGTGCTGGGCTGCAGTCTCGGCCCGTCACTCAGCAAGACCTGGTGGCTCCCACTGGCGCCCCTGCTGCTCCGCCCACTAATGCGGCCCCACCCACTGCTCCTCCACCGCACCTCAACCCGGAGATCACGCCTCTCTCGGCTGCCCTCGCACAGACCATCGCTCAGGGAATGGCGCCACCCGTTTCCATGGCCCAGGTGGCGGTATCCGTGGCACCGGTGGCCGTGTCCATGACCCAGCCTTTACCTGGCATCACTATGAGCCACGCTACCACCCCGATGGTATCGTATCCCATCGCAAGTCAAAGCATGAGGATCACGACCCTGCCTCACTGA
- the LOC114135180 gene encoding sorting nexin-6 isoform X1, producing the protein MMQEEMNEATSVLSVYGHTIKVTEVSQDGDTLTFIIVSQKLSGTGEYHVDRTYDDFEWLQQHLFAQEEVPGIQGVIFPPLPARPQVNASAKVMKQLGFLGLGEWQPYCKALETFLRQVAAHSILSKNKAVEVFLTSTEPPGRQKVRRNIFNRLSQAVEEMRKEGHKDVDEFFQTERDHNLVLTGHTRMVGEKFLDVVLTEQKIAVACGHFAAALHLCVENEEDSEKRAFSRVCVKLSEVFDSIKKNMMSIAVNDMNTLGLGLDLDSRYQEAEKEMLFRRTCKLVELENARKNAEKAKPVKKNAMEEVKKAAEEEFEQICKVAKQEIVHLSQDRKGMVQKSLTQWCEQQLQTAKEGADVFNQHLQAFKAMA; encoded by the exons ATGATG caggaaGAGATGAACGAGGCGACTTCTGTTCTGAGTGTCTATGGACATACCATCAAAGTTACAGAAGTCTCGCAGGATGGGGACACACTTACCTTTATAATTGTTTCTCAAAAG CTGTCTGGGACAGGAGAGTACCATGTGGACCGGACCTATGATGACTTTGAATGGCTTCAGCAGCATTTGTTCGCTCAGGAAGAAGTACCTGGGATACAAGGAGTTATa ttcCCCCCTCTTCCAGCGAGGCCTCAGGTGAATGCATCTGCGAAGGTCATGAAACAGCTTG GTTTTCTTGGTTTAGGAGAGTGGCAGCCGTACTGCAAAGCTCTGGAAACTTTCCTGCGGCAGGTTGCTGCTCACAGCATACTCAGCAAAAATAAAGCTGTGGAGGTCTTCTTGACAAGTACTGAA CCTCCAGGCAGACAGAAAGTcaggagaaacattttcaaCCGTCTGAGTCAAGCTGTGGAAGAAATGAGGAAAGAAGGACATAAG GATGTAGATGAGTTTTTTCAGACGGAACGTGATCATAACCTTGTTCTAACTGGACATACCAGGATGGTGGGGGAA aaattccTCGATGTGGTGCTAACTGAGCAAA AAATAGCTGTGGCCTGTGGGCActttgctgctgctctgcacCTCTGTGTTGAAAACGAAGAGGATTCAGAAAAAAGGGCTTTTTCTAG GGTTTGTGTGAAACTATCAGAAGTATTCGACTCTATAAAG aaaaatatgatGAGCATTGCTGTGAATGACATGAACACTCTTGGACTGGGTCTGGACCTGGACTCGCGATACCAAGAGGCAGAAAAG GAGATGCTCTTCAGAAGAACCTGCAAACTGGTGGAGCTGGAAAATGCCCGCAAGAATGCAGAGAAGGCCAAACCTGTGAAGAAGAATGCT atggaggaggtgaagaaagcagcagaggaagagtTTGAGCAGATCTGTAAAGTTGCAAAGCAAGAG ATTGTCCATCTGAGTCAGGACCGGAAGGGAATGGTGCAGAAAAGTCTGACTCAGTGGTGTGAGCAGCAGCTTCAAACAGCCAAAGAAGGTGCTGACGTTTTCAACCAGCACCTGCAAGCCTTCAAAGCAATGGCCTAA